The Gadus chalcogrammus isolate NIFS_2021 chromosome 16, NIFS_Gcha_1.0, whole genome shotgun sequence DNA window tttcatgacgaccaataaaaaacaagtgttaccccttttgttttttttcatgacgaccaaagaaaaacaacagtgttaccccctatgttttatttgatgaataccgacagtgttaccccttatgtttatttcatgacgacctataaaaaaacgacagagttacccctcatgttttttccatgttgcccaataaaaaacaacagtgtgaccccttatgttttttttcatgacgaccaataaaaaaagacatattttatttggcaaagacaacactgttaccccttatgttttttttcatgacgaccataaaaaacaacagtgttaccccttatgttttttttcatgacgaccaataaataacgacagtgttaccccttatgtttatttcatgacgaccaataaaaaaagaaatattttatttgacaaagacaacactgttaccccttatgttttttttcatgacgaccaataaaaaacaattgttaccccttttgttttttttcatgacgaccaaagaaaaacaacagtgttaccccctatgttttatttgatgaataccgacagtgttaccccttatgtttatttcatgacgacctataaaaaaacgacagagttacccctcatgttttttccatgttgcccaataaaaaacaacagtgtgaccccttatgttttttttcatgacgaccaataaaaaaagacatattttatttggcaaagacaacactgttaccccttatgttttttttcatgacgaccataaaaaacaacagtgttaccccttatgttttttttcatgacgaccaataaaaaacaagtgttaccccttatgttttttttcatgacgaccaataaataacgacagtgttaccccttatgtttatttcatgacgaccaataaaaaaagacatattttatttgacaaagacaacactgtcaccccttatgttttttttcatgacgaccaataaaaaacaattgttaccccttttgtttttttcatgacgaccaaagaaaaacaacagtgttaccccctatgttttatttgatgaataccgacagtgttaccccttatgtttgttttcatgacgaccaataaataacgacagggttaccccttatgttttttttcatgacgaccaataaaaaaatacatattttatttgacaaagacaacactgttaccccttgtgttttttttcatgaagacgaaagaaaaacaacagtgttaccccttatgttttttttcatgacgaccaataaaaaacaacagggttaccccttatgttttttttcatgacgaccaataaaaaaatacatattttatttgacaaagacaacactgttaccccttatgttttttttcatgacgaccaataaaaaacaaatgttaccccttatgttttttttcataacgaccaataaaaaagacatattttatttgacaaagacaacactgttaccccttatgttttttttcatgacgaccaataaaaaacaagtgttaccccttttgttttttttcatgacgaccaaagaaaaacaacagtgttaccccctatgttttatttgatgaataccgacagtgttatgtttatttcatgacgacctataaaaaacgacagagttaccccttttgttttttccatgttgcccaataaaaaacaacagggttaccccttatgttttttttcatgacgaccataaaaaacaacagtgttaccccttatgttttttttcatgacgaccaataaaaaacaagtgttaccccttatgtttatttcatgacgacctataaaaaacgacagttacccctcatgttttttccatgttgaccaataaaaaacaacagtgttaccccctatgttttttttccatgacgaccataaaaaacaacagtgttaccccctatgttttttttcatgacgaccaataaaaaaatacatattttatttgacaaagacaacactgttaccccttgtgttttttttcatgaagaccaaagaaaaataacagtgttaccccctatgttttttttcataatgaccaataaaaaataacagtgttaccccttatgtttttcttcatgacgaccaataaaaaaagacatattttatttgacaaagacaacactgttaccccttatgttttttttcatgacgaccaataaaaaacaagtgttacccctttggttttttttcatgacaaccaaagaaaaacaacagtgttaccccctatgttttatttgatgaatttcgacagtgttacccctcatgttttatccatgttgaccaataaaaaacgacagcggtacccctgtcgacgtttttacAGGGATCccaacctgagctgtttagagtattaacctccgaacttatcaatgcaccatcaagacacccattacagtcaacacaatggttatacttgactttataattcgcatgaaatagagattcATGCGAAGGCAACGCTCTCGATCTActggtcgatcttcgttcctatcctcacctatggtcatgagggctgggtgatgaccgaaaggacgagatcgcgggtacaagcggccgagatgagttttctcagaagggtggctggcgtcccccttagggatagggtgagaagctcagccatccgtgaggaactcggattagagccgctgctcctctacttagaaaggagtcagctgaggtggttcgggcatctggtaaggatgcccactgggcgccttccttgggaggtgtttcaggcacgtccagtggggaggagacctcgggaaagacccaggactaggtggagagattatatctcaacactggcctgggaacgcctcaggatccccccgtcagagttggtcaatgtggcccgggaaagggaagtctggggccccctgcttgagctgctccccccgcgacccgaccccggataagcggacgaaaatgagatgagatgagataattcgcatgaaatagagataagagtcttccaagttcaaactttgtttttttcatgacgaccaataaaaaacaacagtgtcatagatcgctaactagcagagagttgtaagcactttccacccttttcagtggtggaattggactccccaagcaatgttatacttaaaaggagcaagtaagttacatattaatttagtctttcggccggtagcatataaacaaaatgaagcaactgtcccatatttctaactgcatttgaagtagacattgagactcacaaaaaatgaacgctataggacagtgatcatgatttgtctcaatatcagaataacaacaatgggtctaATAGCAATGGATGGTGGAAAGGctatgaagtaggtctgtatatgcagtgtaagcttgtccaggccctgcaagtcaggatgtaggctatgaatctgaatgaaaagcaggtaaataggtagtggccatgggtgggcctttgatcgagcatttgtgtttttgatgtttttgttatcattgctttattggcctaatctgaggagaaatctatgccataaacagaaattgcataggcctttattacacgggtcttctaaatgccgtggaacgctccgttcacttgagttgggtctgtctgcgtcctgcaagacggaggcgtaacttgtagtaggaggcgtaacttgtagtcggaggaggcgtaacttgtagtcggaggaggcgtaacttgcactaggaggcgtaacatgtagtcggaggcgtaacttgtagtcgggggcgtgtctagtacttttctatatcgcggaagtgatctgtatgtagcagtggtgcgcgggtacataaatgaccgcaactcggacctcaaatattaggccttaaaTTTACTTACCGTCATGAATATCGGAAGACCCGACTTCAATGAAGATCTCGTGTGAACCGTGATTTAGAAAagaacaagttacgcctcctagtacaagttacgcctcctactacaagttacgcctccgtcttgcaggacgcagacagacactattggttcacttgcatgggtagtagtccggtaacttgtcaaccccagcgtctttggttgctaaaggccgatttagggtcgttttagacgcagagacgtaagcacgtcatttacacaagggacttgttttagacaagttttgatttacggttcctttaaggttccttaaggattgcgcgtgttgcaaggagattctccgccagaacagtagggggagcaacgaacgaatctgtgggcgtggaagtggaaatcgctggcttgtttatatttataattatcataattcgttcttgtgttttcttcttctccttcttcaaaattcttcattcgcttctgtcacggccttttaaaaatggcgctattatgctgtaaaaccggaaatgtgagactcctgaaaggatgtggttagctggccaatcacagtctttgcgagctgcgtagggccgtagtgttttagtcgcatagtcaggaatttgggccgacgcacttaagcacgtaacgccccgtgcccactacctccgtcagttgtccgttgcccattgactttgaatggggacggacgcgcaatgcattgtggatccgtccgttcagttggagcgttcgccaccgtcagaaagttgaaaaattttcaacttttttcggcagcgacggttccgtcatccaatcagatcgcgtatgcaaatttaagcactgtgacgcgactcgggctctgacgatactgaaagcgggaaagcgggtcatcttgcctcgcaacaagcaggaagaagcgggaagaacccggcgaagcgatttgattggctgacggatgcctctgcaaagactactcccccatccgtcagccacgccttcccacgtccgttgactgacggtgcagtgggcacgaggcgtaaggggggatattttaccgcgcaagggggggttatgtatcttacatgcttacgcgttacgtctaaaacagagcatatatcggccttcaggggggatattttaccgcgcaaggggggggttatgtatcttacgtgcttacgcgttacgtctaaaacagagcatatatcggccttaagcgacgtcaacgtcttatagcagactatttcactgctgatcaacactacgaatgctggtaacgaataaattgtaaaaagacacatcatgtgaagttattttccaaatacgatttgaaaagctttggaagtttatttacaacactatttacatggtttcggagtagtacactttgacattttaatacagttaagttagaaaggcgacgaagaataagaagggggcgttccagtctgcgtaaacgggaacccccactGTAAAGTATTCGGTTACTTATAATAAAAGACGTCCACACATCGGTCCAAGTTAAATCAACGTCTTTACTTTCGGTCCGCGTCCGCGCATGCGTGCTCCGTAACAACGTATATCGGTTACGTCATTTACACTTGATCATACAATTCTATTAcacccaccacacgagaacgcccttttgtgtctgcagtgggatgatatggcatacacccccccccccccccatttcgcTACGGACTGAAGGATCCTCTGCTCACACTGCACCTCGGCCCTCAGAATGCAGCACTTgaagtttggtaattaataaattGTATGCACTTTTTGGGTTGAATGCACCTAGTGTAAATCACTCTTTTCTTTTCACCAGACCGATGGAAATTAATAAATGATAATATGACAGCATGCGCCATAAGAGACAACCTCTTCCTTACTACATTCCACATGCCAAGGTACTAATGTGTGGCAATGCACGCCTGCGCCTGTGGTCTATAGTAGAATGTAAGATATGGCGTACCTTATATTGGGATTGTGATTAGATGTGTCAAAAGTCCAAAGGTAGAGCCCGTGTGTCGAAACAACCAACCAAGACTTTGAGAACTACAGAGCTATGTCTAGTTTGAATAGGTTAATAGCCTATTAGCCAATACTGTGGTTTATTATGTGAATAGAAAATCCaagttttatttttcaaccTTGCTATAGGCCTACCATACTATATACGCCTACAAATAAATCACTTTTTCGAGCTTTAATTCACGTATTTTCCCCTCGTTTCTTTTGAATTCAAGCGTTCCACCATTTAAGATCGTAAAGCAACCGGAATGCCTCTATAACGTAGCctagagtaggcctactactgtATAGCAATTATGGAAATAACCTATAGGCCTATAGCCCATACCAAATAAAGTAGACCACTTTGTTTACGGCATTTCCAAGGTCAGGTATTATATTGGAACACGTGTTGCAGATTATTTCGTTATGTCAGATATAAGCCAAAGTTCACATGAGTTTTCCATCAACTTTCGAAGAAAAGGGTCCAGAGAACACAACTAACCACAGCCGAGGCAGACGTAGGGGTCCCACTCACGGCCATTACAGACGCACTGGAGCACAGAAGTGGCTCCTCCAACTCGAGTTGAACTAGTATCACGTCTTATGAGCCAACCCTAAGGTAAATCCTCAATATATGCATGTTCTCACTGCTCGCTTCAACAATATAGATGAACGAGTGTCGTTCTACAAACACCTTAGTACAATGTAGACGGAATGATTGTGTCAAACATTTACGAAAACGTTAGCACTTTTTGATTCGTCGATCCATGTTAATATCATATGATCCAATAGGGAACATTCAAAGACGGCATATTAGGTTACCGTTTGCATTGATGCATGTTCAACTGAGACGACCAGTGGGTTTACCTGCTTAGACCATTATTCTTCTCCGCACGCTCGCAGTAGATCTATAATCAACAGGCTCTGCTAACCTTCTGTACACAATGTTTCTGCTGCAGCAATGTTTGCAGGTTGCGTCTACCGgcattgttttgttgtttttcattgtttaCCAAAATGCAAGATGTGATGACTGATGGTCATAACAAGGTTTGTGATTCCAGCATCACAACATAAAGGTTAGGTATTTTAATAATTATAGTATATACCTACTATTCAACATGTGAGTCGTTTCCCGTCGTCATTCAATGCATTCGTCATTCAATGCATTGAAATGCATTTCACTTATTTAAGCCGATAATCTTTCTAAACTACTTCTTTCGTCCACAGAATAACATGACACCGAGGGGCGCTACTGCCGGCGTTCTGCCGCTCCTGCTGGCCACCGCGCTGTGGAGCCTCCCCCCAACGCGGGGCGGTAATATCCTGGTGTATCCACTGGATGGCAGTCACTGGCTGAACATGAACATCCTGTTGAAGGAGCTGCACGAGAGGGGCCACGCCATCAGTGTGgtgcgctcctcctccagctggtaCATCTCAGAGGACGCCCCCCACTACACCTCCATCACGGTGCCCGTCAGCACGGCCTGCAGCCTCGAGGACCCCCAGTACATGGCCTCCTTCCTGAAGAGGAACCTGGAGCTGAGGACCCACCAGCGCTCCCTGGCCTCCTTCATCGCCCTCCAGCGGGAGGCCATCTCCCTGCTGGACGGGGCCCACCGGGCCAGCGCCCGTCTGGCCCGCAGGGTTCTGGAGGACCAGGAGCTGGTGGGCCGCCTGAAGGCCTCCCGCTTCGACATGATGCTGACCGACCCGGGCTTCGccggaggggtggtggtggggaggtaCCTGGGGCTCCCCCTGGTGCTCAACGTGCGCTGGATCACCAACGGAGAAGGTCACTTCGCCATCGCGCCGTCCCCTCTGTCCTACGTGCCGACTCTCGGCTCCCTGGTCTCCGACCGGATGAGCTTTGTGGACAAGCTGAAGAACGCCTTGCACTATGGCATCTCGCAGTACGTCGACCACGTCACCGTGAGGCCGCTCTACCGCAGCTTGTGCGACGACTTCCTGGATCCGAGCGCCAACATCTACTCCCTGATCCAGGGGGCCGACCTGTGGCTCATGAGGGTGGACTTCGTGTTTGAGTTCCCCCGGCCGACCATGCCCAACGTGGTCTACATCGGGGGGTTCCAGTGCAAGCCGTCCAACCCCTTGAGCGCGGAGCTGGAGGCCTTCGTCCAGAGCTCCGGGGACCACGGCGTGGTCATCATGTCTCTGGGCAGCCTACTCGGCAGCCTTCTCCCGGAGACGTCCGAGGTGGTGGCCGCCGCCTTCGCCCGCCTTCCCCAGAAGGTGGTGTGGAGGCACCTGGGGCCGAGGCCCTCCACGCTGGGCAACAACACGCTGATCGTGGACTGGCTCCCGCAGAACGACCTGCTCGGACACCCCCGGACCAGGGCCTTCGTCACGCACGGGGGCACCAACGGCGTGTACGAGGCCATCTACCACGGGGTGCCCATGCTGGGCCTGCCGCTCATCTTCGACCAGTTCGACAACATGGTGCGCCTGGAGGCCAGGGGCGTGGCCAAGGTGCTGGACGTCACCCGATTGGACGCCGACTCCTTCGCCGAGGCTCTGCGAGAACTTTTGGATGAGAAGCAGAACTACAAGAGGAATATGGTGAAGATGTCCGGCCTGCACCACGACCAGCCCATCAAGCCCTTGGATCTGGCCGTGTTCTGGTCAGAGTTTGTGATGAGGCATAAAGGCGCGTCCCACCTGCGCACAGAGTCCTATATGATGCCGTGGTACTCGTACCACAGCCTGGACGTCATGTTGTTCCtgctgtgtgtgctgggggCTCTCCTGACGGGCTTCTTTACATGTTGCAAAGTTCTATTGAGACTGCTGGCAGGTAAAAGAAAATTAAAACAGAGTTAATCTTGATCAATTACTGCCGTCAAGGTTTGAGTATACATTATTTTATTGATCTTTAACAAATCGATTTGTACAGACAAAATGTACCAGTCAACTATAACCATGTAAATATTCACGTTTTAGCACATATCTGATTCTTGGTAGAcacaaataaaaggaaaacaatgagaATGTCATAGGTTGAAGTGGGCACCACTTCCATGGCTTATTGAAGGAGACCAAGGGGTTTTTCTACAGTTGAGGGAGCTTTCAATTAATA harbors:
- the ugt5e1 gene encoding UDP glucuronosyltransferase 5 family, polypeptide E1, yielding MTPRGATAGVLPLLLATALWSLPPTRGGNILVYPLDGSHWLNMNILLKELHERGHAISVVRSSSSWYISEDAPHYTSITVPVSTACSLEDPQYMASFLKRNLELRTHQRSLASFIALQREAISLLDGAHRASARLARRVLEDQELVGRLKASRFDMMLTDPGFAGGVVVGRYLGLPLVLNVRWITNGEGHFAIAPSPLSYVPTLGSLVSDRMSFVDKLKNALHYGISQYVDHVTVRPLYRSLCDDFLDPSANIYSLIQGADLWLMRVDFVFEFPRPTMPNVVYIGGFQCKPSNPLSAELEAFVQSSGDHGVVIMSLGSLLGSLLPETSEVVAAAFARLPQKVVWRHLGPRPSTLGNNTLIVDWLPQNDLLGHPRTRAFVTHGGTNGVYEAIYHGVPMLGLPLIFDQFDNMVRLEARGVAKVLDVTRLDADSFAEALRELLDEKQNYKRNMVKMSGLHHDQPIKPLDLAVFWSEFVMRHKGASHLRTESYMMPWYSYHSLDVMLFLLCVLGALLTGFFTCCKVLLRLLAGKRKLKQS